The following proteins are co-located in the Bremerella cremea genome:
- the carA gene encoding glutamine-hydrolyzing carbamoyl-phosphate synthase small subunit — protein MSQPAKLALEDGTVFTGLAFGAIGEVSGEACFNTSMTGYQEILTDPSYRGQILTMTYPQIGNYGVNAEDMESGKIHMAGFIVREASRVVSNFRSEGSLDEFLKKNNVVGMTDIDTRALVRRLRNNGSMKAVLSSVDLDDASLVEKAKSSAGLVGRDLVQEVLPAQQSLWEEDLSPWIKMGDKTRALASRKDQDLHVVALDYGMKWNIPRHLRDLGCKVTVLPGTASPEEVLSHNPDGIFLSNGPGDPEPLTGPIETIQGLLGKKPIFGICLGHQLLSLACGAKTFKLKFGHRGANQPVLDIQTDKVEITSQNHGFAVEEGSLPSCLEITHRNLNDNTIAGVKHKELAAFSVQYHPEASAGPHDSEYLFTRFRESMDQQKGAAV, from the coding sequence ATGTCTCAGCCTGCCAAACTCGCACTGGAAGATGGAACCGTTTTCACGGGACTCGCGTTTGGGGCCATTGGCGAAGTGAGCGGTGAAGCTTGCTTCAATACTTCGATGACCGGCTATCAAGAAATCTTGACCGACCCTAGCTACCGCGGTCAGATCTTGACGATGACCTATCCGCAAATCGGCAACTACGGCGTGAATGCCGAGGACATGGAAAGCGGCAAGATCCACATGGCTGGCTTCATCGTCCGCGAAGCAAGCCGCGTCGTTAGCAACTTCCGCTCGGAAGGTTCACTGGACGAATTCCTCAAGAAAAACAACGTGGTCGGCATGACCGACATCGACACCCGGGCTCTTGTGCGTCGCTTGCGCAACAACGGCTCGATGAAAGCTGTTCTCTCCAGCGTCGACCTCGACGATGCTTCGCTGGTAGAAAAAGCGAAAAGCAGTGCCGGGCTGGTTGGCCGCGATTTGGTACAGGAAGTCTTACCAGCTCAGCAATCGCTGTGGGAGGAAGACCTAAGCCCCTGGATCAAAATGGGAGACAAAACCCGTGCTCTTGCGTCACGCAAAGACCAAGACTTGCATGTGGTTGCTCTCGATTACGGGATGAAGTGGAACATTCCCCGTCATCTACGCGACCTGGGCTGCAAAGTCACCGTCCTGCCAGGTACCGCCTCGCCCGAAGAAGTCTTGAGCCATAACCCGGACGGGATTTTTCTATCCAACGGCCCCGGCGACCCAGAACCGCTGACCGGTCCCATTGAAACCATCCAAGGACTGCTCGGTAAGAAGCCGATCTTTGGTATCTGTCTGGGACACCAACTGCTGTCACTCGCTTGCGGTGCCAAGACCTTTAAGCTGAAGTTTGGTCACCGTGGCGCGAACCAACCGGTTCTCGATATTCAAACTGATAAAGTCGAGATCACCTCGCAGAACCATGGCTTTGCCGTGGAAGAAGGCAGCCTGCCGAGTTGCCTGGAAATCACACATCGCAACCTGAACGACAACACGATTGCCGGGGTAAAGCACAAAGAATTGGCCGCATTCAGCGTCCAGTATCACCCTGAAGCTTCCGCTGGCCCGCATGACAGCGAATATCTCTTCACGCGATTCCGCGAATCAATGGACCAACAGAAGGGTGCTGCTGTCTAG
- a CDS encoding CPBP family intramembrane glutamic endopeptidase, with amino-acid sequence MLRLVLSVVMLIFPQLSRFIVFDDQDDYDFEDPYRSPEMTERERAEGFILKAVLFESALAFVAVGIGALIGVSPWISASWDSGNALAVFKAIGLGTLATVPLVAVFLAMQYGSFRSLDDLQSYMEQHIIPLFREATIFELGLVSLAAGLGEEALFRGVIQTFLQQLMGSDGSPVVPIVLTSLLFGVVHFVTKEYFALAAIMGAYLGFWFWWTGDIIVPIVIHALYDWFALVYMRQTGADQVEEKPEES; translated from the coding sequence ATGCTTCGCCTGGTCTTGTCCGTGGTAATGCTCATTTTTCCCCAATTGTCCCGGTTCATCGTGTTTGACGACCAAGACGACTACGATTTTGAAGACCCATACCGCAGCCCAGAAATGACGGAACGGGAACGCGCCGAAGGTTTCATTTTAAAAGCGGTCTTATTTGAGTCGGCTTTGGCGTTCGTGGCCGTGGGAATCGGTGCTTTAATCGGGGTTTCTCCCTGGATTAGCGCAAGCTGGGATAGCGGGAACGCTCTAGCCGTTTTCAAGGCGATCGGTCTCGGCACCTTGGCGACCGTTCCTTTGGTGGCAGTCTTTCTGGCCATGCAGTATGGTTCGTTCCGCTCGCTAGACGACCTGCAAAGCTACATGGAGCAGCACATTATTCCCCTCTTTCGAGAGGCGACCATCTTTGAGCTGGGGTTGGTCAGCTTGGCGGCAGGATTAGGGGAAGAAGCCCTGTTTCGCGGAGTGATTCAAACGTTTCTTCAGCAGTTAATGGGCAGCGATGGAAGTCCTGTTGTCCCCATTGTCCTGACGAGCTTGCTCTTTGGCGTCGTGCATTTCGTCACGAAAGAGTATTTCGCCCTCGCTGCGATTATGGGGGCGTACCTCGGCTTTTGGTTTTGGTGGACCGGGGACATCATTGTCCCGATCGTAATCCATGCTCTGTACGACTGGTTTGCGTTAGTTTACATGCGGCAAACCGGGGCCGATCAGGTTGAAGAAAAGCCAGAAGAGAGCTAA